GCGGAAGCCGGTTTGGAAAAACATTTGTGCGAAGGGGAGGGTTGAACCATGTTGCTGATGATCGACAACTACGACTCCTTCACCTTCAATCTGGTGCAGTATTTCGGTGAACTGGGTGCCGACGTGAAAGTGCTGCGCAATGATGAAATCGACATCGGGGGCATCGAGGAACTGCGACCGGATCAGCTGGTCATCTCTCCCGGCCCTTGCACTCCCAGGGAAGCCGGAGTGTCCGTGGCGGCCATCGAATACTTTGCCGGCAGGATTCCCATTCTGGGGGTCTGTCTGGGCCACCAGTCCATCGGCCAGGCTTTTGGCGGCAGGATCGTGCATGCCCGGGAGATCATGCACGGCAAGACTTCCCCCGTGTACCATGCCGACACCGGCGTGTTCAGCGGCCTGGACAATCCTTTCCGTGCCACCCGCTATCATTCCCTGGTCATCGACAGGAACAGCCTGCCGGACTGCCTGGAAATTACCGCCTGGACGGAGCAGGACGGGGAAATGGACGAGATCATGGGTGTGCGCCACCGGGAGCTGGACGTGCAGGGGGTGCAGTTCCACCCCGAGTCCATTCTCACCGAGCACGGGCATGACATGCTGAAGAATTTTCTCGAGGGCAAGTGAACATGGACATGAAACAAGCAATCGCCAGGGTCATCGAACAGGATGATCTGAGCGCCGATGAAATGACAGCCGTCATGCGCAGTATCATGACCGGCGGCGCCACCCCCGCGCAGATCGGTGGTTTTCTCATCGGTCTGCGCATGAAGGGCGAGACGGTGACGGAAATCACCGCCGCCGCCTCCGTCATGCGTGAGCTGGCTTCCGGCGTGGATATTGCCGGACTGGATCACAGTGTGGATATCGTAGGCACGGGTGGCGATGCCTCGGGCACCTTCAATGTCTCTACCGCCTCCATGTTCGTGGCTGCGGCGGCGGGCTGTCATGTGGCCAAGCATGGCAACCGCTCGGTCTCCAGCAAGTCCGGCAGCGCCGATGCCCTGGAAGCGGCGGGCATACGCCTGGATCTCAGTCCGGAGCAGGTGGCCCATTGCGTGCGTGAGGTGGGCGTGGGCTTCATGTTCGCCCCCGGCCATCACAGCGCCATGAAACACGCCATTGGTCCGCGCAGGGAAATGGGGGTGCGCACCATCTTCAATGTCCTGGGCCCCCTGACCAACCCTGCCGGAGTGCCCAACCTGCTTCTCGGGGTGTTCAGCCAGGATCTGCTGGAGCCTCTGGCGGAAGTCCTGCAACGCCTGGGCGCCCGTCATGTGCTGGTGGTGCACTCCAGAGACGGCCTGGATGAGATCAGCATCGGCGACAAGACTGAGGTCGCAGAGCTCAAGGACGGCGCCATCCGCCGCTATAGCATCCGCCCGGAAGAATTTGGTATGGAGCGGGCAACCCTGGACAGGATTCAGGTGGCGGACGCAGGAGAAAGCCTGGCCATGATCCGCTCGGTGCTGGAAGACCATCCTGGCCCGGCCCGGGACATCGTCATCCTGAATGCTGGCGCGGCCATTTATGCTGCGGGACTGGCAGATGATCTCAAGGGTGGCGTGGACAAGGCCCAAGCTGCCATCGCCAGTGGGGAAGCACGCAACCGCCTGGACAAGTTGATCATCGTGAGCCAGAGTTTCGACTGATCATCATGGAAACCCCATACATCTATGCCGTAGGCGAGTACGCAGGCATCCTCGAACTCTGATTCTGGGTTGGAGCCCTCTACACCATGAACGATACCCCGGACATCCTCAAAAAGATCATTGCCCGAAAGACCGAGGAAATCGCCATGGCCCGCCGGAAGGTGCCGGAAGAGGCTTTGCGGGAGCAACTTTCCCGGGCTTCCGCGCCCCGGGGTTTCGTGGCTGCCCTGAAAGACAAAATTGCCGCAGGACAGCCGGGCGTGATTGCCGAGATCAAGAAGGCCTCACCATCCAAGGGAGTGCTGCGGGAGGATTTCCGGCCTGCGGATATCGCCCGCAGCTATGCGCAACATGGTGCGGCCTGCCTGTCCGTGCTCACGGACGTGGATTTCTTCCAGGGCAGCCCCGAATACCTGAAGCAGGCCCGGGCTGCCTGCGAACTCCCGGTGATCCGCAAGGACTTTATTGTCGATCCCTACCAGGTGTTCGAAGCCCGGGCCATGGATGCTGACTGTATTCTGCTCATTGCCGCCTGCCTGGACGATGATCAGCTGGCGTCACTGAATCAGCTGGCCATGGATCTGGGCATGGACGTGCTTATCGAAGTTCATGACGAGGGTGAGTTGCTTCGTGCGCTGAAAGTCGATAATCCCATGGTCGGCATCAACAACCGCAATTTGCGCACTTTCGAGGTCAGTCTGCAGACAAGCCTGGATATGTTGGCCCAGATTCCCGATGACAGGCTGGTCATCACCGAATCCGGCATTCTCCAGCCAGAGGATGTGGATCTTATGCGCCAACATGGGGTGAATGGCTTCCTGGTAGGTGAGGCCTTCATGCGTGCGGACGATCCCGGTACCCGCCTGAGGGAACTCTTCAGCCTGTAGTGTGGCCGGGTGTTGAAAAAGCCCGCATATCCTTATGTGGCAATGAGGTTGTCGAAACACGGTGTTTTTCAACAGCCTGATCGAGGATTGTGAGCACCCGGGATCAACGGGTGCCGAAAATCACCATGGTTTTGCCTTTGACGCTGATCAGCCCCTGGGCCTCCAGGTTCTTCAGTACCCGGCCCACCATTTCCCGGGAGCAGCCCACGATGCGCCCGATCTCCTGACGGGTGATGCGGATCTGCATGCCGTCCGGATGGGTCATGGCGTCGGGTTGCCGGGTAAGATCCAGCAGGGTACTGGCCACCCTTCCGGTAACATCGTAAAACGCCAGGTGGCTGACCTTGCGGCTGGTACTGAGGAGGCGTTCGGACAGTTGCTTGCCCACAGCATAGAAGAAATCCTTGGCATGTTCCTTCAGCTCATTCTCCAGCAAGGCTTCCATGCGGGTATAGCTGATCTCTGCGATTTCGCAGGCGGTACGGGTGCGAATGATGACTGAGCGCGTAGCCTGGGGCACGAACATGCCCATCTCTCCAATGAACTCACCCTTGTTGGCATAGGCAAGGATAATCTCCTTGCCGTCCTCATCTTCCAGCAATACAGTCAACTGCCCATCCAGGACATACAACAGGGTGTCCGCCTTGTCGCCAGGCTTCATCAGTTCCTTGCGCACGGGATACTTGTGAACATGGCAGTGTGCAAGAAATGGCGCCAGCCATGCCGGCGGCGGCGGTGGGGGTTTGACGATACTCATATTGGCAGCCCTGTGCTCAAGTTAAAAGTACTCCTGATTATCATTCTGCCATGAGTACGGGTTGCGGCAAAGCTGTAATTGCATCACGTCTGTGATAGTTTCTGTGCCATTCTGTAACACCGTTTAAGAGAGCTATGATGAAAGCAAAAGTCAAATGGGTGGATGGCGCCCTCATGCTGGGAGAGTCGGGCAGTGGTCACGTGGTGGTCATGGATGGCC
This sequence is a window from Thiolapillus brandeum. Protein-coding genes within it:
- a CDS encoding anthranilate synthase component II yields the protein MLLMIDNYDSFTFNLVQYFGELGADVKVLRNDEIDIGGIEELRPDQLVISPGPCTPREAGVSVAAIEYFAGRIPILGVCLGHQSIGQAFGGRIVHAREIMHGKTSPVYHADTGVFSGLDNPFRATRYHSLVIDRNSLPDCLEITAWTEQDGEMDEIMGVRHRELDVQGVQFHPESILTEHGHDMLKNFLEGK
- the trpD gene encoding anthranilate phosphoribosyltransferase, whose translation is MDMKQAIARVIEQDDLSADEMTAVMRSIMTGGATPAQIGGFLIGLRMKGETVTEITAAASVMRELASGVDIAGLDHSVDIVGTGGDASGTFNVSTASMFVAAAAGCHVAKHGNRSVSSKSGSADALEAAGIRLDLSPEQVAHCVREVGVGFMFAPGHHSAMKHAIGPRREMGVRTIFNVLGPLTNPAGVPNLLLGVFSQDLLEPLAEVLQRLGARHVLVVHSRDGLDEISIGDKTEVAELKDGAIRRYSIRPEEFGMERATLDRIQVADAGESLAMIRSVLEDHPGPARDIVILNAGAAIYAAGLADDLKGGVDKAQAAIASGEARNRLDKLIIVSQSFD
- the trpC gene encoding indole-3-glycerol phosphate synthase TrpC yields the protein MNDTPDILKKIIARKTEEIAMARRKVPEEALREQLSRASAPRGFVAALKDKIAAGQPGVIAEIKKASPSKGVLREDFRPADIARSYAQHGAACLSVLTDVDFFQGSPEYLKQARAACELPVIRKDFIVDPYQVFEARAMDADCILLIAACLDDDQLASLNQLAMDLGMDVLIEVHDEGELLRALKVDNPMVGINNRNLRTFEVSLQTSLDMLAQIPDDRLVITESGILQPEDVDLMRQHGVNGFLVGEAFMRADDPGTRLRELFSL
- the crp gene encoding cAMP-activated global transcriptional regulator CRP; amino-acid sequence: MSIVKPPPPPPAWLAPFLAHCHVHKYPVRKELMKPGDKADTLLYVLDGQLTVLLEDEDGKEIILAYANKGEFIGEMGMFVPQATRSVIIRTRTACEIAEISYTRMEALLENELKEHAKDFFYAVGKQLSERLLSTSRKVSHLAFYDVTGRVASTLLDLTRQPDAMTHPDGMQIRITRQEIGRIVGCSREMVGRVLKNLEAQGLISVKGKTMVIFGTR